A window of Chitinophaga sp. MM2321 contains these coding sequences:
- a CDS encoding FecR domain-containing protein: protein MKHDNNTVEFLLMSDDFRRWVLSPDRANHLFWEKWMAENDERPGLVAEARNIILAAEFDDVKIYEEKNVTAWERLNNKINEDPVEYDDLPAQQTTKKDKFFKRISGRKIIFRAAAILVGVLLSGAVYYFLQEKNTVKYVTNYGEIKTVTLPDGSVVTLNANSVLSFETNWSTKTNREVWIKGQAFFDVHKGANAASKVFIVHSDNLDVEVLGTTFDVNNRRNRTRVVLSTGKVKLKTLHSNADSLIMHPGELTEFADKKSGFATRVVKTDAYTSWRNNELIFNGNTIGEISRLLEDNYGYKVVIKNEGISERRFNGSFPANDPDILLTALSESFRVKVIKKGQQIVIENY from the coding sequence ATGAAGCATGATAATAATACAGTAGAATTTCTTCTTATGAGCGATGATTTCAGGAGATGGGTGTTATCCCCTGACCGGGCAAATCATCTCTTTTGGGAAAAATGGATGGCTGAAAATGATGAAAGACCAGGTTTGGTAGCGGAAGCCCGAAACATCATACTGGCCGCGGAATTTGATGATGTAAAAATCTACGAAGAAAAGAATGTTACAGCCTGGGAAAGATTAAACAATAAAATAAACGAAGACCCGGTTGAGTACGATGATCTGCCGGCTCAGCAAACAACAAAGAAAGACAAATTTTTTAAACGGATTTCCGGCCGTAAAATCATATTCAGGGCGGCGGCAATACTTGTGGGAGTATTGTTGTCGGGCGCTGTTTATTATTTTCTCCAGGAAAAAAATACAGTTAAGTATGTAACAAATTATGGGGAGATCAAGACTGTTACCTTACCTGATGGCTCTGTTGTAACGCTGAATGCCAATTCTGTTTTAAGTTTTGAAACCAACTGGAGTACCAAAACAAATCGCGAGGTCTGGATTAAAGGCCAGGCCTTTTTCGACGTACACAAAGGGGCGAATGCGGCCAGCAAAGTATTTATTGTTCATTCGGACAACCTGGATGTAGAAGTATTAGGAACCACGTTTGATGTCAACAACCGCCGGAACCGCACCAGGGTGGTTTTAAGCACGGGTAAAGTAAAATTAAAAACACTGCATTCAAATGCGGATTCATTGATTATGCATCCGGGAGAACTAACAGAATTTGCGGATAAAAAAAGTGGATTTGCTACCAGGGTAGTGAAAACGGATGCTTATACTTCATGGAGAAATAATGAACTGATATTTAATGGAAATACGATTGGTGAGATTAGCAGATTGCTGGAAGATAATTACGGGTATAAGGTGGTAATAAAAAACGAAGGCATTTCCGAAAGAAGGTTCAATGGTAGCTTTCCTGCAAACGATCCGGATATCCTGTTAACGGCTTTATCAGAATCATTCCGTGTGAAAGTGATAAAGAAAGGTCAACAAATCGTCATTGAGAATTACTAG
- a CDS encoding sigma-70 family RNA polymerase sigma factor has translation MLSKANTDHTYISAEKFESISVEGAWTKFKQGDKKAFEFIFKKYNPVLYHIGIKFFYAPDVVEDCIQELFLKLWKDRETLPEVNTVKYYLITSLRRLLLRKLVVLRRQLDKDRIMTAELNDQYTSSHENHMIVTQLLKEKTDKLTLAIEQLPPRQKQAIYLKFYEEKTYEEITSIMSINYQTARKFIYKAIRSLRKNLDIATTPAPPVT, from the coding sequence ATGCTGTCTAAAGCAAATACAGACCATACATATATTAGTGCTGAAAAATTTGAAAGCATTTCCGTTGAAGGGGCATGGACAAAATTCAAGCAAGGTGACAAGAAAGCATTTGAATTTATTTTCAAAAAATATAATCCCGTATTATATCATATCGGCATAAAATTCTTTTATGCGCCGGATGTTGTTGAAGACTGTATCCAGGAACTGTTTCTGAAATTATGGAAAGACCGGGAAACGTTACCGGAAGTAAATACCGTTAAATATTACCTGATCACATCCCTTAGAAGATTATTGCTGCGGAAGCTGGTGGTATTAAGAAGACAGCTTGATAAGGATAGAATAATGACTGCTGAATTGAATGATCAATATACTTCTTCTCATGAGAATCATATGATAGTAACGCAGTTACTAAAAGAAAAGACTGACAAGTTAACCCTGGCCATAGAACAACTACCCCCAAGGCAGAAACAGGCAATCTATCTGAAATTCTATGAAGAAAAAACATACGAAGAAATCACTTCGATCATGTCTATCAACTATCAAACCGCCCGTAAATTTATTTATAAAGCCATCAGATCCCTGCGGAAAAACCTGGATATAGCAACCACTCCTGCCCCACCGGTAACTTAA